The genomic window ttacttttaaaagttaaattaatttgtatttCCAGCTTTTCCATAACCATGGGAAccttaaaaaatgaaattatctaaTAATAACTGTATCTAATTATTCAAATGTATGAGCCACCATTTAATAAAGGTCATTTCCACACTATTTACATTTTCACTTCTATATATGTGACTGAGAGAAGAACAAAAAAATTACACTAAACCTGACTTATATAACTGTCACCTTATGTCCTTGCCTTCCTGGTTCACCTGATTCACCTTTGCCACCTTTGTGACCctgaacatgaacaaaaacacagaaTGAATTAGTCTGAATGACACCCACTTGAACATCCATGTTTAATGGCCGGAAGCAtgtattaattgaaataaaaggaaaatacctatatattatataaaaactcACCTTCATGCCTGGAAGACCAGTGTAACCAGTCAAACCAGAAGTACAGGCATTTGGACACTGAGAAACAAAAAAGACGGATCAATTAGTAGAAACCTTGACACATAATAAATAAGCCACTTTTAAAATCCAGCCTATTACAGTAGCCCAGAATTTCCAAACAAATACAAGAGTGAAATGTGAAAGGAATAAGGCAAACAAAATGCTGAATCAACTCATCTTAAACCCAAACAGTACTACAAAAATACAGGCAGTTGACGAATAACaacttttttttatcaaaatcaaGATATTAGGTTACAATTGATATTGTTGTGTAAGGGtaagtgtacagtatatttaaggTGTCATGACAGGACACCATATTAAATCACCTTTATGCCTTcagtaattcattttaaatggtcctgtggtgacCAGTACAAATATTTTGCAAATTATCTCTGAATTAATATGAccataaaactgcatgcattataaaagtataagagtatagcatgtcacaccgcaggataTGTTACTTTcctaaagtatttcatgtcagctacccaTAATTATCTGTTAATGGGGAATTGCTGAGTCTGTGTTATCTGAAGAGcaaatacttgaacaaaaatgtatgacaacAGATTTAGTGAAAGGGTAACCAGACTTAAGACTTGGATTCTTACCAGCTCCTTACCATCCCAGACTCCAGGAGGGCCCTATGGATATAAGGAATATGGTTGAACAATAATGTTTGGAGCCATTTTATAAATCCAGTATTTAATTATCATAAAGATCTAATCGTTAATACTTACTCTTGGCCCTGGCAGTCCTTGAGCACCAACGGGACCTCTTAATCCCCGACTTCCCTTTACAGCAGAACCAGAGACACTCAAACTTAAAATAATATCAGTGCAACAGCATTGATCTTTTTTCCAAGTCTAACTGATTAAGGTGAGTAATGGAATAACACTACATACCGGAGGTCCAACTTTGCCCAGCTCTCCAGGTAATCCATCTTCCCCATCAGCACCCTtcaaagtaaacaaacaacaaGCCCTTAAAGTGTCAACAAATTCCCcccattttaaaaaaatgacattaaaactaattaaaacaaaactaataaattaataaaagattAGGCACTCACAGCTTCACCATCCTCTCCGACACCCTGTGAACAGGATAACAGATTTGCAATGAAAGACATTCAAACaaatccatgtgatcataaattcaTGTGATctgcatgacattttttttacttattagtAAATAAGATGTATGTGAACTCATGGTCCAATACAGCCTTGTTTTAGTTTAGAACATCACTGTATGAGCTAGAAGGTCAAAGGCCTGAACTTGACTTAATGACCTTCTGCTTGCATCAGCTCAGAACACAATAAGGAGGTCATTGTTGAAGATGCATCTATGCATGATAACAAATGAATGGATGCACACATgaaaaaagtcagattttgcgtacgcacaaaacatttcagatttataaaacTGTCCGTACGCCAGAACTGTTTGCTTCTCAGAAaaacttttaaatcattttaagggtgttttattgagaagttaaatatttaatacctgaaacaaaaattattaaaattctttgtgcagcattgtctgataCCATCGAATTACTAAGATTTTATATTCGactggtattttatttatttttttaaaccagctGAATGGCAAATGTACttttcattgtgtttttattagactagaaCACATTTTATGTGCATTGCTGAACTtgtttgcagctgtacaatactgtttctcatgagacatgtctctccaatggTCCGTTCGACTAGTGAATGTGGCTTATACTGGCACTGCTGTCTGTTTTACCGAGCCATTTCACGTCAGTCAGAATCAGGTGCGCATCACAGATAATCTTTATTCAAATGCTGTTcttatctcagtacatgattTCTGTAATATCCATTGGgaacagaaaatatctcaaactaagaaatcttcgctgtcatttttagttactgtatgttccttctctatgatgACATGGGAAATTCATCCAAACGCAGCGcatcccaaaccaatatttcccttttacagcttatatttaaATGCCTgttcaattagttacataaaattAATTTAGCCTACTATAGGCTTGATAACGATTACTTCTGATTCAATGCTTAACTACatactttttttattctaaatgtggtgaattaaatgaaaatcagagtttataatcagtctgttgagttcattatttgtccagctggagtcaccaatttatacacaccagtaAAAGAGTGCGTACGCACAGTCAAGAGTGTCCGGATGGTGCACACATATTTAagccaagtttattttttataaatcacgaTATGTTCATGGGAAATTGTGTACacacatttcaatgcccattttgCGCGTTCGCAACGTTTATACACCAGGCCCctgatgatttaaaaaaagattgcCAGATTGTTTGAAATAGCTCATATAGTAACACACtatcagtgctgggtagattacttttgaattgtaatctggtactgattacaaattgcaaaaatgtagttagtaatgtaatcttttggattacattttaaagtaatctaatctgattgttTTTCAATTACTTTGATTACTTCTGatataattcttgtttattttatgtcacatgcatttaagTAGAATAaacttgtaccattttgacaatACTGCTTAAATGCACTAAAGACAACTTACTTAATGgatcatttttttgtgtgtgcgtgttttacCTGCCATTTGTCGGTTTCTGAGGGAAttaaaaaaggcacttaaaggaatgttctgggttcaatgcaagctaaatcgacagcatttgtggcataatgttgataaccacaaattcattttgactcgttcctcattttctataaaaaaacaaaatcaaaaactgaggttacagtgaggcactaacaatggaagtgaatgggacaatGAAAATgaacgtggccaatttttggagggtttaaagacagaaatgtgaagcttataattttatgaaagcactcacattaattcttctgttaaaactcatgtattatttgagatgcaAAGTtggttaaattgtaatttttacagtcattttagggatttagggtttgttaacgttacatcgtcatggaaacgaagttgtaaaattggctataacgttacacagaaaaggtttgtacgtgattttatcaaattaaaatcatgtttacactcatatcctttatgtcttgtggttatacttttgaaaaaacaagtattttaatgtaaaaaattggcccccattcacttccattgtaagtgcctcactgaaaccttgatttttgctttttttaaagaaaagtctaaattaatttttgtggtaatcaacattatgccacaaatgctttcgactgagcttaattAATATTGAaacctgaacattcctttaaaatgttctTGCTCCCGCAATTTTGGCATTTCAAAAACCTTCCGTGTGTTATAACAGATCAGggatgcgtttcccaaaagcattgtaagctaaCTATGTTCGCAAGTTTCATTGTTAGCAACacagttcaacgatttggtgtttcccgaaaccgtaatTCCAACGAACATTTGCATCACAAAGTtgtacagctctttacctgtggttagaagcatagttccttgttagtttgctgttaGGACATAATTTAACTTGCTGAGGCTTctgtatcttttattccatatatatctttcattctgtcaacacttggaccacgtttacatgcatgtaagaaaatggcttattccggggttttgcagaaagcggcattctgaaacgtcacgtAGATGCGAATGTTTAagagattaaaggctgttaagagaaagcacttcAACACACAAggtttctgtcagagaacacatttttgtgtgtttctgtTAAATCATAagtggcatttatatatttttgaagaGGGCGCATGTGCGTATGTCCTCAAGTGCGTCAGGGGAACTCCAAAGtttgatgtagagggaaacccatTTATTGCAGTATATGTATCTACAAAGTGCATGCACCTTTCcagtcttcagcagctttcttgaATTAAACggcttgtaaatgtaaataatcttatataatttcatattcatggaagttattactccactcTATGCGTAACCTCATTAACAACTGCTCATTAACGACAGTGGTTCGAACAATGGATGTGCGTTGTAATTATTACGGTTTCTGGAAACAgctgtgactagctagttaatatCTTCAaggatgcatcgtactatggtggttaagcagttacatcattgtatgggaaatgcaccccagaccagttatatttgtgaatcaacataaaaaatcaaataaaaaaaaaaattaaaaaaaaacaattctaaaaagttgtcacaaaagcaaaagtgcagtcaaaaacatttttgaagccgagtacaaaagcaattcacgaaaataaaactaattaatcTGTGTTCTGTGTGTGCAATTtagaattaaaatgttaaattatttaaaaagaagacCTACAGGGATAAATAAATGATGAACAATTTAATacctttgcctgattaatatgtaatcatgtaatccataaaagtaactgtaatctgataagtatttaaaaatgtaatttaatctcattacaagtacttgatttttgaaATCTTATTACGCAATTCTgaatacatgtaatctgttactacccaggaATGCACACTAACATTTAATTTCAAGAGATATATGACTTAAGACATGTAAGATTCTGCCACCTTTGTGTGGAAAATGTTTGAATCATTTACTTACAGGAGCTCCCCTTGGACCTGGCTCACCAGGTTCACCCtaataaacaataaacaccaAACTATAGTTAGTATCTtttgaattaaatgtaaatatttactaTTTAACTTATTCAAGTAAAACATCAATCATAACATTTAGCCATTCTAACAAAAAAGGCCTAGCCTTTTAAAATGCAAACTTTTACAACTAGGTGAAAACTTACTTTCTGTCCAGTAGGGCCAGCAGGGCCCGGTTCACCACGTGGCCCAGTCAAACCCTTAGAAAGACACAGTCATCAATGAACATGAGCTTCACTCATTGTTTATAAAATATTGGGTATAGTACTCACTCACACGACCACAGTTAAACCCATAAGAAATGACCCcaacaccccccaccccaccccgcacacacacacacacacacacacacacacacacactctcaatagAATAAAGTAACAGACCCCGCCCACATTTCCTCTAATACAGTACATGTACGGCAGACCACTGCAGATGCCAACGTTTAACTCTTCATTACAGGGAACAGGAAACACCTCTCAAAATCGAGAGCCACTAACAAAACACTGTTGATACTACACACTTATCTttactttatattttgttcattttgtgtaattaagagttgttgttttttttgttttttttttacaacttaaTGCTAAAATAACAGCTTAAAACCATACTTTCTATTGTAGCAGTCAACACCAGCAAAGAGGAGCCACAAAGGTCCTCAGTTTAATGCACAGGTCCATCAGCACAGAGTTTAGCTCCTGTGGCTGCGTACTTACACAAAAAGGCCTCTGTCTCCTTCAGGAAGCCTATATGGGTCTCCCTCTGTTTTCCATCCAGGAgctttttttcaccttttttcaCTCAGACCCCTCCAATGCAAACTACACTCACAGTCTCTGATGCTGCAAGTGTTACTTAGAAAAGAAAAGCTGATTTTATCTCACTTTCCAGACcttaacaaaaaataaagatcAAGACTCACGTCCGCTCCTGGGTTTCCTGGAAGGCCATTTAATCCATTCCTGCCATTTTCTCCATCAGGGCCCTGCCAATGAAGCACATCATTATAGTATAATCATTACAGATGTGTACTGGAATGCAGAACTTTAGTTTTGTCTTGAAAAAGAGGAATACTTACTGGGGGGCCATCAGGGCCAGGGCCAGGTCCCCTCTCACCCTGAAATCATACAACATACTAACTGAATAACTAATATATAAGATGATATTCAAGGCTACATTCGTAAGGGAACCTTGTGTATAATAGGAGGACAGAATTCTGATGCTTGTCTTTGGGGTCTATTAAAATGACAGGAATAGAGCTTACATCAATGCCGTCAACGCCAGAAAATCCAGGAACCCCTGGAGGTCCAGGTGGCCCTCTTGGACCAGGTGGCCCCCTctaaaacaacacacaaaaagaTTCAAGTTTTCTTTTGATTCAAATGTACTCTGAAATCTAAATGGTTTAGAGGGCAGAGTTCTCAGAACAAAGAAGTCATTGTAGGTGAGCCTGATGCTCTGGTTAGAGGGATCACAATGGCCCTCCTCTGATCCTGGGAAAGTGATAACAGATGTGCACACCTGGACCAACTAACTGCAAATACCTTCCACGTCAAGAAATGGATTCAGAAACCAGTATAGCATCACTTACTAAAGAAGGAGCTCACATTCAATAATTGAAAAGAAACATAACTATGTAGGAAAAActagtgcatttttaaaaaacgTTACTCACAGCTTTAATATTACAGCAAATCCCACATTCTTTTTTCTCTATATATCGTCTGTctctattaatttatatttaagaatCATACAGTACCTCAACACGTAACCTAAAACAAACAGCCCATCTCTATTGCAAAAGAACCATTCTTTGTATCCTACCTGTGCAGAGCTGATCAGAACTATCTGCAGTAAAATGACCAGCAGAGACGCGCGAAGAGTCCCGGCGCGCGCCATAGTCACCCTGATGACTTGGGGCAAAAAAGTCCTTTTTAGAAGATTTGTTGGGGTTCAAGTGTATTCCCCAACTAAACCTTCGCCCCATCTAACACTCACTCCgtgtagtataaaaaaaaaaaaatgtttattcatGAGCCGTGATGGAAACTTGAAGGTGATTGGATGAGAGTTTAAAGATTGGCGTAAAGTGGGCGTGTCTCAAACTCCAGTGTGGTACCTGCTGTGGGTACCTCTTGTAAACAGCAGAAGCCTTCTACAAAGTGAAGCATAGaatagcataacgcggcggtACATAGGCGAGGAGACAAAAGGtcgtttttttaatggatgtctattaAGGAAATGCTTCAGTGTGGTGAATaatctgcttttgtgaggaaacagctaatCACTTAATGAATAGaccgcctgtccgctaatcttcaacatgttttacacttaaAACCCATTTTTTAATTAACTACGTTTGGagttttactacaataaaattgctgttttataatagAAGACGCGGACAATTTTGCGAAAGTTGGGTGTCAGTTTACGGcgctccccattcatttgtatggtatccgcaaacggtgacttactgtcgtaacacgctagtagaccgttacgctctctcctttGTTAGAGCCGCGGAGATTGTTATATATTTGAAAAGAATCTCTGGTAAACAGTCTACACGTAGGAGCAGATTTAGATACAGAACGATATTGTTAACATTACAAAACGTGGAAACTTTAACAGGGTATGAAATGAGGTGCCTCAATAGCAAAAGACAGGTTGAAATATAAGCTCATGCAATATGTCAAAGCACGACAAAGATAATGTTGCTGTAAATAATTGTCACATTTGTCCTATTTTGAAACCTCGCTAAAGGGTATGAAACGTCAGCTCgggtaaaatatttcaaaatcctttgtaaaatgaaataaatcgGACGGTCTCCCATACATCAGAGGGCGCTATAACTTCTCACGGACGCGCTTTCTTACTCGGcctcctttttttattttgaacacGAAACCGCCGCCGTTGTCCTGGCACTGAAGACAACAACTGTCAAATCGTAGCGAATTAAAGGTGAGTAAAACAGACGTACTGTTATACGTTAAAGTTTATGAGTGTTGTTTCTTTTATATAGGTTTCAACAGCAACCCTCTTATTTTAACACTATGAACGAGTTAAAATAAAGAGGTCTCTACAGTGTGTTTTTCGTTTGGGTGTTGTTTACATTCCGCATAAAGATGTTTTCTCTTGAGGACAGAAGCTGTATTTGATTAATATCTGACATgtgggtctgtctgtctgtccagaaATGGATTATCTAGACTTTTCAGAGGAGGAGATCCAACAGCAATTGGCTGCTCTTGGATACAGTAGTATTCCCAAACAAAGACTGCAGGAATTCAAGCGAGGTGGGATTTGTTTCATGACAaggcatttatttccattttaattatttttacgtCTTATCTAAGCTTACGTTGAGGTAATGGTGTAATGTTATGAATCTCCACCAGATCTAGATCAGCTGATTCGTCATGAAAAGTCAAAAAGTCACAACTCCAGTGAGTGGACTTCCCCAACATCTCACAGCAGCTCAAGCAAAAGTCCGCCTGCGCTGTTTAAAGAAAAAGGTGAGCGGTCACTTCTGCTTTATGATGTGCATGTTCATGTAATAGTCAAGGATTTGTGAACAAACATGACCAACTCTTTCTTGTGATTTTTCTCTCAGTTCAGCTTGGGACCAACCATAACTATGTTTTTTCTGACACCAGCTCAGCAGGGCAACAGAGAGAGGTAAGTTTTTAAGGACCTTCAAATCATGGAGcatctttttaacacttctgactgttaaaaaaatatattttttgtcttttccaTTTCTAGATTTTCACCTCCACATTTAATGAGGACGATTATAGAGAATCTGGTATGAATAACTACTATGATTCGTATCTGCGGCACTCGGTAGCTCACAGACCCGCCCGGCCCTCAACAGCACCCAACAGGCTGGAGACTGAGGAAAGGCCCTCTGAAATCTTTCACTCCGTTTTGGATACTAGTGAAACGACAAGTCCTGACAGAGACAATCGGGCTCATTCAAAGCCTGTGATTAAAAGGAAAGTGCTAAGGTAAGGATTCATAAATGAATATCTTTTTCTGATAGATGATTACATGTTTgtctcaaagtaaaaaaaaaacaacaccattatAAGGACACATGTGCATTAAAAGTCATTCTTTTTTCATTCAGGAAGCATCAAGGGCAGTCTCATGTCTGTGATGAGTCTACACACAGTGAAGACTCTGGTAAGACTTGTGGTTTTGTTTAATATACCTGCTTTCTCTTTCCATGAAATAAAACCTCCCACACACCAGGTGGTGCCATTGGCTTTGTAAACACATCTAAGTTCTTAACAGTAATCTTCTTAGTTACATTCCCCCTCCCTCTCAGCCATCTGCTTGGCTCAGAAGCTAAGTTCATTTACTGGTGGTTGAAAGGGAGATCTGTCTGTCCACCTCAGGATGTATAAAGCTTTTGACAGCCATTTGGAAAATGAAAACGAGGACGATGATGGATCCCTGTCCTCCTCCTTTTGGACCGATCAGGAGAGTGATGGGGAAAACAGGGATAATGTTAAGAAAGACAACAAAAAGATTGAGAGAATGCCTGAAACAGACAGTCAGGATGTGAAAGAAGGGTTTGTAAAGGCAGGTGGCAAAAAGAAAGGGAATGAGCTGGAATGGGACAAATATGTGCAGGCTGAGACAAATCCTGGAGTAGATGAAGATGAAAGTGAGGAAAAGAGAGAATGTTTCATATATAGAGATGAAAAGGATAAAAGCATagagaaaacaagaacaaaaaaagaaaagtgggAGAGTGAAGAGGAGGGAGATGAAAGTGAAGAAGTAGAAAAAGTGAGTGAAGAAAGGGAAATAAGAAAAAAGAGCAACGATGAAGACAAAGAAGAGATTGAGCTGTGTGAAGAGGAAGAGGAAACAAGTGGGGATGAAGATGATAGTGAGGACGAGAGAGAGTGCTTTGTCAGTGGAGAGGAGAATGGCAAGAAAAAAgcccaaaattatattttggaagATGAGAAAGAGGAGGTAAGTGTAGAGGAGAGTGAAGAAGATTCAGAAAgtagagaagagagaaagagtgcTGAAAGAAGAGAGAATCTCACCAAGGAAGAAAGCACAGGTGAAAGTGGTGAGGAAAACAATGATTTttcagaggaggaggaagataaAAACAAAGAGGGAGAGAATGTATGCTGTGTATCAGAAGATGATGAATGGATTGGGGGAGAATTAGgtgagaaaaaatattttgtgaaagAAGAAAGCATTGGAAACTCCAAAAGCAATGAGTCATGGAGCAGCAGAGAGGATGAGAGAGAACCTAATAGTGAGGAAGAAATGGATGTCAAAGTTGTCAATATGGACGAGGAGGAAAGGGAGTCTTTTAATGAAGGGAGTACAGGGGAAACCCCTGACAGTGATAAGAAAGAGGAGAATAATTGCAGAGGCGATGAAGACAGTGAAGTTGAAGAGAGGGAATGTTTTGTGATAGACAGTGACACAGCTATCGATTCTGAACCTGTTGACAAAAACAGtgaagaaaaagaggaaaatcAAAGAGAATATTTCAAAATTTCAGAGGATTTGGCAAAGAACAGGCTTGGAGGAGACGAATGTGAGAATGGTGCAGAAGACGAGAGGCAGTGTTTCATGAATGAAGATGGCACAGAAAGACAGATGAGAGAGCAAAACTGTACAGGTGAAGAAGACCGGGAAGTATCTAAAGGAggctgtgagagagagtgttctTTTGATGAACCTAATGCTCGTGAATTTGTTGAGAATAAACCTGTTAGTCTGAGTACTGTGGAGGACAAGCAATCATGGGCAAGTGATGATGACTGTGTTATTGTAACCAGTGGTCACTCCCAGAAAGGAGAGGAAGGGAATTATGACTCTGTATCTGCATGGGAACAAGAACATGATGAGGAACAGCAGAAGAACGAAACTAGAGATGTGTGTATTAAGAGACAAACTTTTGAGGATTTTAATGAAAGTCTGGGCAGCCCCACAGCTAGCATTTTAACATCTGGTTATGGCACCTATAGACCGGACTCATCTAAAGACGGAGATCCAGAGGAAGCAGATTATAGAGACGACTGTACTCTAACTGGATTAGAAGAAGAGAGCAAGTATCCTTTGAATGCACATGATTATGAGGATGAGAGCAATCTGGTTTGGTTTAGAGACAATCCAACATTAGAAACATCTGAGAGAAGCGGTTATGTCCAGGTTCAGAGAAAGGATGCCAGGCAAAGTTTAACCATACAGCACAGTACCGATCAAAGCCTAGATGGATCTGAGGACAAGCATCAATCTCCTGACATGTGTCACGGAAATGACCAAATCCTCATCGTGCCTGAAAGCCAACATCATGAAGCTGACCAGCAGAGTTCCACTGAGCATGAGAGCATTGTTACCCAAAATGTGGCGTATTTCAATGATGGCTGGGAGGTGGCGGCTCTGCAGTATAACCTTGACCACCCTTTTAATATAAGGCATAGGAAGACCAAAGGTGAGAGGAGATCAGAGGAGAAGCAATATGATGATGGGCTTGAAAACAAAAAGAGGAGAAAGGAGAAGAAAGTCCGAGCATATACTGGCTGCCATGGTGTGttacatttaaagaaatagttcacccaaaaagaaaaaatttctcatcatttactcaccctcatgccatcccagatgtgtatgactttcctctgcTAAAAAcaaccaaagatttttagaagaatatctcggctcttttggtcctttcaatgcaagtgaatggtgaccagaaatcgaAAGGtccaaaagcagcataaaagtaatccaaaagactccagtggttaaatccatgtcttcagaagtgatatggtaggtgtgtgagaaacagatcaatatatatgtcattatttacccacttTCACCCATCCGAAAGTcatatgtggtgcctgtttattttcactttcacatctgaaagtgaaagaggagattgatagtaaaaaattacttgcatattgatctgtttttttacccatacctatcatatcacttttgaagatatggatttaaccactggagtcttatggtttacttttatgctgcctttatatgctttttggaccttcagattgttggccatcattcacttgcattgaaaggaccaacagaactgagacgttcttctaaaaatcttaatttgtgttcggcagaagaaagtgatacacatctgggatgtcatgagggtgagtaaatgagataattttcattttcgggtgaactattccttttaagtggATTAAAATTGATATCCTTAATACATAGTTATAAAGAAGTTTCTGTGCCTGACTGTACTGCATTCATGCTTTTGAATTGTTGTGCTGTTAAcataagtaataataattatttttatatatctatgTGTTGTAGGTGCAGTTAGTGAGCTGGAGGAACAATTGGACCAGATGAGGATTGGTGCACAACATGTACAATATGACTCGGAGTGTGAAGAAACAGGAAGTTACAGTGACAGATCCAGCTCCGCAACAGAGGACCTGCCAAGGGCTTTCCGTGAATACATGAAAGGCATGGTCAGTACACAGAGAATCTTTCAAACATATAAGTCTTAAAGTGACATTGATGCCCAGCATCTCATTTTAACAATGCTCATGCAGTTGTGTCCTATCCTTTTTCTTATACTTTGCTCTCACAGAAAAGATCACACAGTGAGAGTGATATCCGAACTCGTCCAAAGTCATGTAAGTTACTGACTGAAAAGTGAATCAGTATGGTTGAACAACCATGTGTTTATCTGTGTTTTTATGACTCGTGATTGCAATCATTGTGTTGTATTTATACAAGATCTGATTTTCTCCTTAGTTATACGGCCAGTTTTTGATCATCCTCACACAAGGAACTTAAAGAAAACTGATCCAGTGGCTAAGTAATgcttaattatttaattgaattaaattatttaaagggatagttcaagcaaaaatgaaaattctcatcatttactcaccctcatgccatcccagatgtgtatgactttctttcttctgcagaacactaacagataacaaatatctcagctttgttagtccatacaatgcaagtgaatggtgaccagaactttgaaggcacataaaggcagcataaaagtaatccatacgactccagtggttaaatgcatgtcTTCAAATGCGATATGatgttgtgggtgagaaacagttcaatattt from Myxocyprinus asiaticus isolate MX2 ecotype Aquarium Trade chromosome 35, UBuf_Myxa_2, whole genome shotgun sequence includes these protein-coding regions:
- the hyls1 gene encoding centriolar and ciliogenesis-associated protein HYSL1 isoform X2; its protein translation is MDYLDFSEEEIQQQLAALGYSSIPKQRLQEFKRDLDQLIRHEKSKSHNSSEWTSPTSHSSSSKSPPALFKEKVQLGTNHNYVFSDTSSAGQQREIFTSTFNEDDYRESGMNNYYDSYLRHSVAHRPARPSTAPNRLETEERPSEIFHSVLDTSETTSPDRDNRAHSKPVIKRKVLRKHQGQSHVCDESTHSEDSGAVSELEEQLDQMRIGAQHVQYDSECEETGSYSDRSSSATEDLPRAFREYMKGMKRSHSESDIRTRPKSFIRPVFDHPHTRNLKKTDPVAKYFQYKQDWEMFKPPGEKSRKELHWAIREQLLYQPPPRPQKKYIPNNYVVPTEKKRSALRWEIRHDLAHGIIPPKISYP
- the hyls1 gene encoding centriolar and ciliogenesis-associated protein HYSL1 isoform X1, giving the protein MDYLDFSEEEIQQQLAALGYSSIPKQRLQEFKRDLDQLIRHEKSKSHNSSEWTSPTSHSSSSKSPPALFKEKVQLGTNHNYVFSDTSSAGQQREIFTSTFNEDDYRESGMNNYYDSYLRHSVAHRPARPSTAPNRLETEERPSEIFHSVLDTSETTSPDRDNRAHSKPVIKRKVLRKHQGQSHVCDESTHSEDSGAVSELEEQLDQMRIGAQHVQYDSECEETGSYSDRSSSATEDLPRAFREYMKGMKRSHSESDIRTRPKSFIRPVFDHPHTRNLKKTDPVAKYFQYKQDWEMFKPPGEKSRKELHWAIREQLLYQPPPQRPQKKYIPNNYVVPTEKKRSALRWEIRHDLAHGIIPPKISYP